TGATGCCAGTTGGCTTGTTTTTTGGCTTGAGCCAGGCAAGCCACCTTTGCCATCCTGCCTGAGCAAAGCCTTCAGCAAATCGGATTTAGAGACAATGCCGACAATCTGGCCTTTGCTTGAAACCAGGACTGCCGGAGAGTGGTCCAAAAGCGTGTTGATGATGTTGACGGGCGTGGACCCCAAAACCAGGGGCAGGGATTCCGCCATGACATCAGAAACTTTCAGCCTGCCAAGGTCGGCATTGCCAAGGTTGCCGAGCTTTGCAAGAACGCCTTTTTCCGAAATCGTGCCGATGCTTCTCCCGTCCAGAAGGACGGGCAGTTGCGACAGCGCCTTTGACTCCATGAGCCTGATCGCGTCCTTCACTTTTCCATCCGGCCCCACGAAAACGATTTTCTTTGTCATTACGTCCGCGGCCGACAAGGCATTCTTCGACTGCAGCTGTTCAAGGGAATCGAAAATGCGCTTTACCTTGTCATAGCTGGGCACAATCTGCCCCGATTCAAGCTTTGCCACAAGGCTCTGCGAAACATTTGCAAGCAAAGCAAGCCCTGACTGCGTGAGGCCGAGCTGCCTGCGCTTCATCTTTATCTCTGAAAGGGTGGGAAGCATAACCTACTCTGCGGGCAAAAGGCTTTTATTCCAATCCGAATAATCGCGGCAAAAAAAATTATTAAAATAGGCGGACAATTTCTTTATGACACTGGTTTATAATAATTAACCGGCATAATCGATGCGAAAATAATGCATGTTTGCTGACGCAATAAATTTCCATGGAGCGATTTTATGGCCGCAAAAAAATTCCTTTTCACGAGCGAATCCGTAACTGAAGGGCACCCCGACAAGATCTGCGACAGGGTTTCCGACGCATTCCTTGACGAGGCGCTGAGGCAGGACCCGAAGGCACGGGTTGCAGTTGAAACCCTCACGACAACCGGCCTCATCCTCATCGCAGGCGAGGTTTCAACCAAAGGCTACGTCGACACGCAGAAAATCGTCAGGGAAGCACTGCGCGACATAGGGTATACCAACCCCGAATACGGCATTGACGCAAGCGACTGCTGTGTCCTTACGGCAATCCACGAGCAGAGCGGAAACATTGCAGTCGGAGTCAACGACCGCGACGAAAAAGGCATGGAAAAAGAACAGGGCGCGGGCGACCAGGGCCTGATGTTCGGATATGCCTGCAACGAAACTCCCGAACTGATGCCCCTGCCTATCATGCTGGCGCACAGGCTTGCAATGCGCCTCGCCGAAGTGAGAAAGAAAAAAATCCTTGACTGGGTGAGGCCCGACGGCAAAACGCAGGTAACCGTGGAATACGTCGACGGCAAACCCAAAAGAATCGACGCAATCGTCATCGCAGTGCACCATTCCCCGCGCATGGAAAAGGACGGCAAATTTTCCATCGACGCCAAGGAACAGATAATGGAGCACGTCATCAAGCCCATCTGCGCAAAATGGATTGACGGGGAAACAAAAATTTTCATCAATGCGACGGGCATTTTCGAAAAAGGCGGGCCGGAAGCCGACACCGGCGTTACGGGAAGAAAAATCATTGTGGACACTTACGGCGGAATGGGCAGGCACGGCGGAGGGGCTTTTTCGGGCAAAGACCCGACAAAGGTGGACAGGAGCGGCGCCTACATGGCAAGGCACATAGCCAAAAACATCGTTGCCGCGGGATTGGCGGAAAAATGCGAAGTGCAAATCGCCTATTCCATCGGCCGCGCGGAACCGGTCTCTGTTTTCGTTGACACGCTTGGAACCGGAAGGGCTGAGGATGAAAAAATCGCAGACGCAGTGAAAAAAATTTTCCCGCTCAGGCCCGCGGAAATCATAAAATACCTGGACCTGCTCCGGCCAATCTATTCCAAAACCTCGGCTTACGGGCATTTCGGAAGAAACGACCCCGACTTCACGTGGGAAAAAACGGACAAGGCGGAAGAACTCAGAAAAGCGCTGGCGTGAAAAACCAAACTGGAACCCCCGTTATTTTGGTGGCAATGAAATTGAACCCACCAGGTCAAAACCCCGTTTGCCTTCAAGCCAACAAGAATCTGCCATTTCCAACCAAAAAAAATAGTAATTCAACTAATTTTTTTCCCGCAGGAGCGGAAAGCGTGAACGACACGGGATTGGACCTGTAAACCCTGTTGTCTTTCACGCCGACAACCCAGTAAGAATAAGTTCCTTTGCGGACAAACCCGCGGTATCGTGGAGTCTGTTTTACGCCGAGGCTCACTTTAAATTATTTTTTGTCCAAAATTGTTGCATGCTCGAAGACTTCATCGAATCAAACCAATTGCAGGCGCATTTCTCGGCAACCCCGGAAGGGCCGAAAATAAAGTGCGGGGTCGCGAACTCCGGAAACTCCACAATAATCGTCATCAGTCTCAAACCCAAGGCTGTTTCGCTTGAACGCCTGCGCGAAATCGCAGACGACAAAAAACTCGAATGGGCAGTCGGCAAGGAAGTCGAGCAGATAACCGGTTACGGGGAAGGCCTTGTGCCGCCAATCTCGGTTTACGGCGCAGCGGTTTTCATCGATGCCGAAATAATGAGGCTTGACATCGTTTCATGCCAGGTCGCGGAAGAGCTGTTCCTCAACATTTCGCCCAAAGAAATAGCCGAAGCGAACATTGAAAACGACGTTGCCGAAATAGAAATCTGAAACTTTCCGAATGCCTCTTCGTTCATCGCCTTAAACCGGCAAAAATTTAAAAAGCCGTGCCGGGACAATACCATTAAATCCGCCCTTAAGCGAAGTATATTTGCAGGCGAATCAAAATGAAAGGCGTTTTTCTTGTCAAATCCGTGGAAAAGGACATTGTCCAAAACAAGGGCGTCCGGGCATTCATCCTTGAACGCATTCTTAACGACCCCGAAATAAAAAAGGGCAACGCAACAAACCTTGGGGACGGCAGAACCGTCGAAGTCAGCCTTGAGGGCAGTCCGCGGGCGGTGAGGAAGTTCATCGAAAGGCTGAAAATGGAAATAACAAACGAATTCGGAAACCCTGCAATAACATTCACGGAATTCGAGGAAAACGAAGACATTGAAATTCCAAGCCTGCATAGGTCAAGCCAGGCACTTGTCCTGAACCAGTTGCAGAAAGGAATCAACGTGCAATTCAAAATACTCGAATCGCAGTCAAAGCTTTTGGAATCGCAGTCAAAACTCATTGAATCGCAAACAAAAATGGCGGACTCGCAGGCAAAAATACAGGGTTCGCAGTCGGAAATTGCGGGCTCACTCAAAACACTTCCGAAAGACATTGCAAGGGAACTGAAGGCGGGCGGTTTCTAGCCTGGCCGAAATGGTTTTCCGAACCGCTGCTCTGGCCGGACAGCAGGAACTACTCAGGCAACTTTGACAGCCACATCTTCTGCCGGCACGGCAATGCCATCATCAGTGCCAATAGAGTCTGCCGCGCCTGAAACCAGTTCAAGCTGTTTCCTCAAAACTTCCTTGCCCTGCGGATCATACAGCGCAATGCCGTAACCGTCGCGGGGTTCGCCTGCCGGCAACGCAATGCCGAAAGCTGCAAAGTCATCCGGGTCATTCAAGTTGATTTCCGCGTCAGGCGAAACCGACAAGCGCGCAAAATTCAATGCAGAGGGTCTGCCAATGGAAATGTTCACGGCCGAATGCAGCAAACCGTCTTCTCCGGAAATGTTTGCCACGAAAGCCGTGAGGCCATCGGCTTCGCCTTCAGGAACCGGGTTCTCGCTTGTCCTCCTCAGGGGCGGAGCCATGATTTCGGCAAGGCGCTTCATTCTCCACAAAATCACGTTTTTCTTGACTGTGTTGATGTAAAGTGCAGTGTCGTTTTCGACGCGCGGCGCAAAAACCGGCACAATCGTGTCGACGGTTTTTTTGCCGCCGGCCATATAACTGTTGCTGTTCGCGATGAGCCTGAACCATGAATAAATGCCCTTGTCCCAGGTCGCATAACCGCAATAGCCCCTGCAATTGAAAGAGCAGATTGCCGGGTTAATTCTGGAATTGTAGCGGATGTTGCCGATGCTGTGCGAACCATAAGACGAATTGCCGCACTGTGCATCGGGAGCGCCGCGGGCCCTGCCGACCCAATTCGGGTCGGTGCCATAATCGGACTCCCTCTCGAAAAACGCCAACGCTGCAGCGGCGTCAATGTTGTCAGCTGGAATTGCAGGGTTTAAGTAGTTGCCCCATTTTATGAACGATGCGCCGGTTCCCTGCGCCGGAGAACCATTTTCTTTCAGAACCGAGTCGATGAATGTGCTGGTAACGCACTGCTTGGGCGAACCGCTCATTTGAATCCGCAGTTCGCCTGACGCGCTTGTCTGGTCGACGACGCCGCAATCGCCGCCAAGCACTATGTCGCCGGAAATGAAAACGTCGTTGATTGTAAGCCTGCCGGCCTTTATCTGCGAAGGATTTGTTTTTGAATTCGCGAAAAGCCGCAGGTAAAGCATGTACTCAAAACCGGAAACAATCATCCAATTTTTCTCGCCGGCATCCCGGTAATAGCCGCCCTCGCCGCCATTCAATGCCGACCGCAGCTCAATCAGGTACATTGGCCCGAACGCTTCCTTTACTTCGGCTTTCCTGTCCTTTTCGCGGGGGTTAGCCAGATTGTATTGTTTGACGTCTTCAATCAGGCCGGCATTGACCAGGAAATCCTTTATTTCATATTTTCCTGCGGAACCATTGCCAAGCCTGACAACAATGTGCTTTGACAGTTTTTTCGGCCGGGGCTGCTGGCCGGCAATGAGATCGTCAGACAGGAATTCAACAGCCAAATCGAAAGAGCCCCTCGTATCAGAATCGAAGCGGACATTTGAAACAATGATCTTGAACGGGATTTTCCTGTCGGCCTTGTCAAGCTTGAATTTCCAGACAATCTCGCTTGTGCCCCTTGCCCAGCCGTTGAAGGAAAACCTTCCGACAGGCTGTACCTGGTCCGTGCGGATGGAAAGCCTGGCGGAGGCAAAACCCGCGAACAATGACAGGAAAAGCACGAAAAAAACGAAAAGCGAAAATGCGCGCATAAAAAAAACAACAATAACACTTTTGGCGTTCGGAATATTTAAGCATTATCACGCGCGGATTCAGCCGAAAGCCGAAGCGATTTTGCGAAGCGCCTGCGCAAAAATTTCAATTTCCTCGTTTGAATTGTAAAAGTAAAAACTTGCCCTCGCCAGGCCGTCCCTGTTGAATTTCGAGACAAGCGGCTCCGCGCAGTGCATTCCGCTCCGGATTGCGACATTCGCTGTTTCATCCAATGACAATGCAACGTCATGGCAGTTCATTCCCGGAATGTCGAAAAGGACGATGCTGCCCTGCTTTTCAGCGTCCAGCGGGTTGAAGAATTTTATTCCCTTGATGCCTGAGAGCTTTTCAAACGCAAGCTTTGTCAGCTTTTTTCCATGCGCCCGGATGTTTTCCAGTCCTGCTTTGCGGATGTAATCGGCGGCCTCGCCGAAGCCGATGCCTTCCGCAATCGCGGGAGTGCCGGCCTCGAACTTGTATGGAAGCTTGTTCCACGTCGCGGAATGCTCCTGCACCGAAAAAATCATGTCGCCGCCGAAAAGGAACGGTTCCTGTTTTTCCAGCAGTTCCTTTTTCGCGTACAATGCTCCAACTCCGGTGGGACCGCACATTTTGTGCGAGGAAAAGGCGAGGAAATCGGCGTTGATTTTTTTCACGTCGACCGGCATGTGGGGCACGGATTGCGCGGCGTCAACCAAAAACAATGCGTTTGCGTCATGGCACACTTTTCCCATTTCCCTGACCGGATTGATTGTCGCGACCGTGTTTGATGCATGCGTCACGGAAACCAGCCTCGTGCGCGCGGACATTTTTTCCTGCAAATCAGCCATATCGATTTCAAAATTTCCGGTGAGCTTCGCTATTTTCAATTTGATCCCGTGCTTTCTTTCAAG
The sequence above is drawn from the Candidatus Diapherotrites archaeon genome and encodes:
- a CDS encoding cysteine desulfurase produces the protein MSLEALAKDFPLLEKSVNGKQIIYFDNAATSLKPRPVLEAMRHYYEDCTANIHRGVHHLSGESSRLYGEAHSKVERLVNAKPGEIVFTRNATESMNLVMYSLLNSGYFRQGDEIVISGMEHHSNIVPWQFLERKHGIKLKIAKLTGNFEIDMADLQEKMSARTRLVSVTHASNTVATINPVREMGKVCHDANALFLVDAAQSVPHMPVDVKKINADFLAFSSHKMCGPTGVGALYAKKELLEKQEPFLFGGDMIFSVQEHSATWNKLPYKFEAGTPAIAEGIGFGEAADYIRKAGLENIRAHGKKLTKLAFEKLSGIKGIKFFNPLDAEKQGSIVLFDIPGMNCHDVALSLDETANVAIRSGMHCAEPLVSKFNRDGLARASFYFYNSNEEIEIFAQALRKIASAFG
- a CDS encoding CBS domain-containing protein is translated as MLPTLSEIKMKRRQLGLTQSGLALLANVSQSLVAKLESGQIVPSYDKVKRIFDSLEQLQSKNALSAADVMTKKIVFVGPDGKVKDAIRLMESKALSQLPVLLDGRSIGTISEKGVLAKLGNLGNADLGRLKVSDVMAESLPLVLGSTPVNIINTLLDHSPAVLVSSKGQIVGIVSKSDLLKALLRQDGKGGLPGSSQKTSQLASLP
- a CDS encoding methionine adenosyltransferase gives rise to the protein MAAKKFLFTSESVTEGHPDKICDRVSDAFLDEALRQDPKARVAVETLTTTGLILIAGEVSTKGYVDTQKIVREALRDIGYTNPEYGIDASDCCVLTAIHEQSGNIAVGVNDRDEKGMEKEQGAGDQGLMFGYACNETPELMPLPIMLAHRLAMRLAEVRKKKILDWVRPDGKTQVTVEYVDGKPKRIDAIVIAVHHSPRMEKDGKFSIDAKEQIMEHVIKPICAKWIDGETKIFINATGIFEKGGPEADTGVTGRKIIVDTYGGMGRHGGGAFSGKDPTKVDRSGAYMARHIAKNIVAAGLAEKCEVQIAYSIGRAEPVSVFVDTLGTGRAEDEKIADAVKKIFPLRPAEIIKYLDLLRPIYSKTSAYGHFGRNDPDFTWEKTDKAEELRKALA